One window of Saccharomyces mikatae IFO 1815 strain IFO1815 genome assembly, chromosome: 8 genomic DNA carries:
- the SMKI08G2540 gene encoding uncharacterized protein: MFNRFNKFQAALALALYSQSALGESYVNSTSSSAIASTSSDALSSITSISSASASATASDSLSSRDGTVYLPSTTISGDLTVTGKVVATEAVEVAAGGKLTLLDGEKYMFSSDLKVHGDLIVEKSKTTYEGTTFDVSGETFEVFGNFNVEESGATSASVYSFTPSSFESSGDISLSLSKTKKGEVTFSPYSNTGAFSFSNAILNGGSVSGLQRRAEDEGSVNNGEINLDNGSTYVIVEPVSGNGTVNIVSGNLYLHYPDTFTGQTVVFKGESILAVDPTETNATPIPVVGYTGKNQIVITADITALSYDGTTGVLTATQGNRQFSFAIGTGFSSSGFSVSEGTFAGAYAYYLNYNGVVATSAASSSTSTTAGASSTNSSVTVSATISSSVISSSSSSISGSAISPSSSFVSGISNSTTLAGPITSSTGSARSTASLTSGSASVYTETLTYLNATSTVVVSCSETTDASGNIHTITTTVPCPSTTATITSCDENGCHVVAPTATDATATVSSKSYTTLTVTHCDNNACSVRTVTSEVPEQTATTTATTVSPKSYTTVTVTHCDDNGCHVKTITSEAPKQTSLTTATSGTFSTISKSAAPTSQTIASRISTGIIVQSEGIAAGLRTNALSTLAGIFILAFF, translated from the coding sequence ATGTTCAATCGTTTTAATAAATTTCAAGCTGCTCTAGCTTTGGCACTATACTCTCAAAGCGCATTGGGTGAATCTTATGTCAATAGCACTTCATCCAGTGCAATTGCATCAACTTCCTCCGATGCCTTGAGTTCTATTACTTCCATCTCTTCAGCTAGCGCAAGTGCCACCGCATCGGACTCGCTTTCCTCCAGAGACGGTACTGTTTATTTGCCATCAACGACTATCAGCGGAGATCTTACAGTTACAGGTAAAGTAGTTGCAACCGAAGCCGTTGAAGTTGCTGCCGGTGGTAAATTGACTTTGCTTGACGGTGAAAAATACATGTTCTCATCCGACCTGAAAGTTCATGGTGATTTGATTGTTGAAAAGTCCAAGACAACATACGAAGGTACCACCTTCGACGTCTCCGGTGAGACTTTCGAAGTTTTCGGTAACTTTAATGTCGAAGAATCCGGTGCCACTTCTGCATCCGTCTACTCCTTTACTCCGAGCTCTTTTGAAAGCAGTGGTGACATTTCTTTGAGTCTATCAAAGACCAAGAAGGGTGAAGTTACCTTCTCCCCTTACTCTAACACCGGTgccttctctttctctaaCGCTATTCTCAACGGTGGTTCTGTATCTGGTTTGCAACGTAGAGCCGAAGATGAAGGGTCTGTTAACAACGGTGAAATAAACCTGGACAACGGAAGTACTTATGTCATCGTCGAACCAGTTTCCGGAAACGGTACCGTCAACATTGTCTCTGGCAACCTTTACCTACACTACCCGGACACCTTTACTGGCCAAACTGTTGTATTCAAAGGTGAAAGTATTCTTGCCGTCGACCCAACAGAAACCAATGCTACTCCTATTCCTGTTGTTGGATACACCGGCAAGAACCAAATTGTCATTACCGCTGACATTACTGCTCTTTCATACGACGGCACTACAGGTGTTTTAACTGCAACCCAGGGCAACAGACAATTCTCTTTCGCTATCGGTACTGGATTTTCTAGTTCTGGTTTCAGTGTCTCAGAAGGAACTTTTGCAGGCGCTTATGCTTATTATCTAAACTACAATGGTGTTGTCGCTACTAGTGCCGCATCTTCATCTACTTCCACTACCGCTGGTGCATCATCTACCAACTCTTCAGTAACTGTCTCAGCCACCATTTCTAGCTCCGtcatttcatcatctaGTAGCTCAATCTCTGGCTCAGCCATTTCACCATCTAGTAGCTTTGTTTCTGGTATATCTAACTCCACAACACTCGCTGGTCCAATCACTTCATCTACTGGTTCTGCCAGATCTACCGCTAGCCTCACCTCAGGCTCCGCCTCTGTTTACACTGAAACATTAACTTACTTAAATGCCACTAGCACAGTCGTTGTCTCCTGTTCAGAAACAACTGATGCTAGCGGTAATATCCACACTATTACCACAACTGTCCCATGTCCATCTACTACTGCCACCATCACATCTTGCGACGAAAACGGATGCCATGTTGTAGCACCAACCGCTACCGACGCAACCGCAACCGTTTCTTCCAAGTCGTACACCACCCTTACTGTTACTCACTGTGATAACAACGCCTGTAGCGTCAGGACCGTAACTTCAGAAGTCCCTGAACAAACTGCAACCACCACTGCCACAACCGTTTCTCCAAAATCATACACCACAGTCACTGTTACCCACTGTGACGACAACGGCTGTCACGTTAAGACCATCACCTCCGAAGCTCCTAAACAAACTTCGTTGACAACAGCCACTTCTGGAACTTTCAGCACAATTTCCAAATCTGCTGCTCCAACCTCTCAAACAATTGCTTCCAGAATATCCACTGGTATCATCGTACAATCCGAAGGTATTGCTGCTGGTTTGAGAACCAATGCCTTGAGCACTTTGGCCGGTATCTTCattcttgcttttttttag
- the SMKI08G2550 gene encoding allantoate permease family MFS transporter: protein MSGDASTNSSAFLDEKNLNITLDAEIKNEDITAEPVLSTVISPNGKVVYIGDKVDEAMKLAEEAKAIEVTPEEDRKLCWKIDYCMFPLMCILYAVQFMDKISTSSAAVMGLRTDLKMHGDQYSWVTSAFYFGYLFMNLGPIQFIFQRTSYMSKMLGGFIVIWGLLLALHAAPTVKYPTFILLRVLLGCAESVVTPCFTIITAQYWKSEEQFTRVSIWFGMNGLGSVLINAIAYGVYIHRDSYAIEAWKTLFVVTGVITIFVGILIYLWIPDDPSKARFLSKREKLMVVQRIRSNQQGFGNHEIKKYQIIEALKDVRTWLYFLFTVSSNIPNGGISSFMSILLKDDFGYSTKDTFLMGLPTGAVELVGCPLFGILAVYATNKKIPFWKYKLGWAIFAAVLALIASCMLGFADNSKSARLAGAYLWYISPVSFICVLSNISANSSGYSKKWTVSSINLVAYAAANLAGPQTFIAKQAPKYHGAKVAMVVCYAFMIVILSVLLFINMRENKRRDKIAAERGSQPEAENLEFSDLTDFENPNFRYTL from the coding sequence ATGTCGGGGGATGCCAGCACTAACTCAAGTGCTTTTCTGGATGAGAAAAACTTGAACATAACTTTAGATGCTGAAATCAAAAACGAAGATATAACTGCAGAACCAGTTCTAAGTACGGTCATATCACCAAATGGTAAAGTTGTCTACATCGGTGACAAGGTCGATGAGGCCATGAAGTTGGCTGAGGAAGCCAAAGCAATTGAGGTGACCCCGGAAGAGGATAGAAAACTATGTTGGAAGATCGATTATTGTATGTTTCCCTTAATGTGTATATTGTATGCTGTTCAGTTCATGGACAAGATTTCCACCAGTTCGGCAGCAGTGATGGGCTTAAGAACCGATTTGAAAATGCACGGCGACCAGTACTCGTGGGTCACTTCTGCCTTCTATTTCGGTTATTTGTTCATGAATCTAGGTCCAATACAGtttattttccaaagaacAAGTTATATGTCCAAAATGCTTGGTGGTTTTATTGTCATCTGGGGGCTGCTATTAGCTCTACACGCTGCTCCAACAGTCAAATACCCCACTTTCATCCTTCTAAGAGTGCTTCTCGGTTGTGCTGAAAGTGTTGTCACGCCCTGCTTCACCATTATCACGGCTCAATACTGGAAATCAGAAGAACAATTTACAAGAGTGTCAATTTGGTTCGGTATGAATGGTCTTGGCTCCGTCCTAATCAATGCAATCGCGTATGGTGTTTATATTCATCGGGACTCCTATGCTATTGAAGCATGGAAAACCTTATTTGTCGTTACCGGTGTAATTACTATTTTTGTTGGTATCTTGATATACCTATGGATCCCGGATGATCCATCAAAAGCAAGATTCTTATCtaaaagagagaaattAATGGTTGTTCAAAGAATTAGATCCAATCAACAAGGGTTCGGTAATCACGAAATTAAAAAGTACCAAATTATAGAGGCTTTGAAAGACGTTAGAACGTGGTTGTACTTCCTCTTTACTGTGAGTTCTAATATTCCTAATGGTGGTATTTCTAGTTTCATGAGTATTCTGCTGAAAGACGATTTTGGATATTCAACAAAGGATACTTTCTTGATGGGTCTACCTACTGGTGCTGTTGAATTGGTTGGTTGTCCACTATTTGGTATTCTGGCAGTTTACGCAACTAATAAGAAGATACCATTTTGGAAGTACAAGTTGGGCTGGGCCATTTTCGCAGCTGTCTTAGCATTGATTGCTAGTTGTATGCTAGGTTTTGCAGACAATTCAAAAAGTGCAAGACTGGCTGGTGCTTATCTATGGTATATCTCACCCGTCTCATTTATTTGTGTGCTTTCCAATATCAGTGCAAACTCCTCGGGATATAGTAAAAAATGGACTGtatcttcaataaatttaGTAGCATACGCTGCAGCCAACTTGGCAGGTCCACAAACTTTTATTGCTAAGCAGGCACCTAAATATCATGGTGCTAAAGTTGCTATGGTTGTATGTTACGCTTTTATGATCGTCATCCTATCTGTGTTACTTTTTATCAATATGAGGGAGAATAAGAGACGTGATAAGATAGCTGCGGAAAGAGGTTCTCAACCAGAGGCAgaaaatcttgaattttctgATTTAACTGATTTCGAGAATCCAAACTTCAGATACACTCTATAA